The DNA segment TATCCCCCCAAAGATTGGGCTGGTGAGCAACGGCCCAACGATCAGCATATTCCGCCATCGTAGAGCTAGGTGTTATGGGATAAATAGCAATAACTTCATTTAAGCGATAAGCGATAGAAGCAACAGCTTGGTTAGCATCTGTTGTGATATAAGGAGGCAGTTTATGGCTCACAATAATTACCTTTGTTGTTGATCTTTTTTCTTATGCTTCTGAAATTAGCAGAAATTAATTACAAGGAATTATCGTATTTGTGGCTCAAGAGTGATTTATTTGCCAATAAGATGATTTTAGTCAACATTGGCAAATTAATAAATTTGTTATTTAACAATGAATTAAATAATAGTTATATCTTTATAAGATTATTTCGATGTTTTTTTAGTATGGTTTCAATGCTAATAGGGAAAAAATCGTTGACATCAACACCGACATTAATTGCATTTTTTCCTAAAACATCTAAACGTTTACGTTGAACCGGATCTTTTTGTGAATTGTGTACATGACCATATAAATGAATTGAATCACGGAAAAAACCAGCCCATTCCAATATAGGATAATGAAACATCACAATTTTTCGTTTTTTATAATCCAATTCAAAGTAATCTTTTACCCATTCAAATGCAGATGCA comes from the Proteus appendicitidis genome and includes:
- a CDS encoding metallophosphoesterase; translated protein: MIYFTSDTHFCHSNILNLCGRPFNSVSHMNDTLIHNWNAYVSDNDEIYILGDFLYRGTGRDANQILRRLKGRKYLIRGNHDKFLDDPEFDASAFEWVKDYFELDYKKRKIVMFHYPILEWAGFFRDSIHLYGHVHNSQKDPVQRKRLDVLGKNAINVGVDVNDFFPISIETILKKHRNNLIKI